ctcaggggctcaggaggctgaggcaggaggatctcgaggtcaaagccagcctcagccatagtgaggccctgagcagctcagggagaccctgtctctaaataaaacacagaacagggctggggacggggctcagtggctgagtgccccgagttcaatttctggtaccaaaagaaaagaaaagaaaaaaaaaaaaaagattagagagCTGTGGGGAGGGGCGCGGGGGACATAGCCATAACAGCACTGAGACCTAGGCCACGCCATTTAGTCACCCGGTTTTCCATCCGGATTCCTTTGGTCTGTCTATGTTGAGGGGGAAGAAAAGCGCCATTTTAAGAATTTGGAGGTCCCTCATGAAAGTGCAGATTTGGAGAAGGTCTTGAGACGCTTCCACCGGGCAGAGGTCCCGGGTGCTAGACGGAAGCCCCTGTTCCCCGGGACCTGTGGTCTCAGGGCCCTCACCTCCCTTACGGGCCTGGCCCCGGAGGCCCTGGGGGGTCCCGGTTGCCAAAACCCCTTTCACCTGCTTTGCTGGACTCTGGGTCCTGGGCCGCCCCCAACACCCTGCTCCACAGGATTCTGACGTCCGCCCGTCTCCACCTTCTCTCTGGCACAGATGGTGGTGTGGGACGAGGAGGGCTTCCAGGGCCGGCGGCATGAGTTCACGGCCGAATGCCCCAGCGTGCTGGAGCTGGGTTTTGAGACCGTGAGATCCTTGAAAGTCCTGAGTGGAGCGTGAGTCTGCAGGGAGACTGAGTCGGGGTTAGGGTGGGGGAATCAAAAGGGACCTAGAGGGGGGAGCTGGGACTTTTACATGTTGTCAGCCTTGTCTTCCCAGGCTCTAACTGTACCTGTGTCCTCCAGTGTAGTGCTGAGGAGGGTGCAGGGGTGCCGTGTAAGGTTGTGCAAGTTGTGCACGGCCCAACTACAGGGCATCCATTAAGGGAGTCAATGCCCACTGGATGAGCCAACTTTGTGAGACACCACCCTTAGAAATGAATGTTGAGTCTAGAAATGTCCCTCTTGGGCATAAATGGAAAGCCAACACCACTTATCAAAAATAGGCAGCAGCTATAAAAATACAGTGAAAAGTGTTACTAATTTTAAACTAAATACTACTGCCTGAAAGACTGCGTGTGATCTCTTTTCAGAGAGATAAAGACACTAGTGAGCGGGAGGAGGGGCGGACACAGCAATAACATACTGAGACTTTGTAGACCAGCATCATTTAGTAGTCTTTCTGCTACCGGGAAGTTCTACATCTGCACTGTCCAAGTTCAGGGTCACCGGCCACATGTGACCACTCGGGATTTCAAAGGTGGATACTGTAGCAaaatgtggtggtgcatgcttataatccccgcggctcaggaggctgaggcaggaggatggagaattcaaagccagcctcatcaaagtgaggccctaagcaactcagtgagaccctgtctctaaacaaaacatagaatggggctggggaaggggctcagtggtcgagtgtccctgagttcaatccctggtgccccccaccccccgggtGCCTCTCTGGGTTGGGGTCACCTTTGGAAGCCGTCACTTAGGCTGAGCCCTTGGGTGCTTGCTGGGACGAGGCTCCCACCTGCTggctgaattattttattttagttaatttcatttattgaattCAAATTTAATCAGCTGCCTGCTGCCAGTGGCTATCATAGTGGCTAGAAGGTTCTAGAGGGTTGGAAAGTGCCCTGGAAGGAGAACAAGGTCTGGTATGTGAGTCCCTTAAAGCTATGCCTGTGAGTGACACCTGAGGTCACCTGGGGCCATTTGTGTCTTAGCTTCTGCTTCCTGCAAATGGGGAAATGGAGCCCTGGTGGCTGAGGCCAGGAACCCGGCAGGTCCACCCCTTTATCTTCTATGCAGACAGGAGGCCCAGGTGCACCGGTGTCACAAAACTGAAGGGGCCACATGGCAGGCCACTAGGGCAGCGGCACCTGGTAGCTGAGGAGCCACTCCACGCGCAGAGACGGGGGTGGTGGAGAGAGGCCCTCCTGGCCAGGTCCCGCAGGGTCACAGGAATCCTGCTGAGGCCCCGCAGCCTGTGGTCAGCCTTGCACATTCCCAGAGCCCCTTGCGCGGAGCCGTCCCCCTCCCCGCGGGACACACGGCCAGTGGGTGGCCGCTGGTGTTCGGGCGGAGCGGTCCCCTGGTGGGCactgagctgggcgtggtggggGTCTCGCAGCGACCCAGCCCCTGCTCCGCCACCGCCGCAGCCCCTCCCCGAGGGGAGCCACCCCAACTGTGTCCAGGCACTGGACTTCAGGGTGGCCCTCCCTCCGTGTGCCCGCAGGTGGGTGGGCTTTGAGCACGCCGGCTTCCAGGGGCAGCAGTACGTGCTGGAGCGCGGCGAGTACCCGGGCTGGGACGCCTGGAGCGGCAACACGGCCTACCCCGCCGAGAGGCTCACCTCCTTCCGGCCCGTGGCCTGCGCTGTGAGTCCTCCCCTCAGGGCCCCGGAGGCTTGGGCCTTTCCAGGGGACGCTGGGCATCAGCCACCGTGGGAGTCAGGTTGCCTGACGTGGGCCGTCTCTTtcctctctgaccctcagtttcttcttcttgAAACGAGGTACCCGTCCCCATATCCTGGGGAACGTGGACACAGACCCCGCCAGCTACTGTCCACTTACAGCAGTTTTGGTTAGGATGTCAGCACCTGTGGACCCCTGTCCCTCTCTTCATGACTGGGGGCTCTGGCAGAAGGTGGATGCAGGGAGGCAGGTCCCGATGGGGAGGAGGGGTGCCCTTCTGACTTTATATTTTACCTCCCTTATGGGGTACGGGTGGATGTGGGCACCTttactccattttacagatgagaaaaactgaggctcagaaaggtatgttttattttattttcaccttcttTATTATTCATAATTCAGGGGGGGAAACCTGATATGTTAGAATAAGAAAGTAAGTTGCAGATAATTATACCTCTGAGACAGGAGCTGCTTCACAGTACAGGGGATGCTTTCTGTTCTGATTGGTGATTGACAGATGACATCATGGCTATTCTTGTACCCATCCCTATATCTGTGTCTACCTATATCATCAATGTGTAGTTAGGTACACGTATTTttgtcatataaatgaaattataggagctggggatgtggttcagtggtaaagcatatgTTAGcatgtggaggccctgggttccacactcagaaccacaaaaataaaaaaaaaaaaagagtcataatGAACTTCAGGTCTGTAGACCTGCTTTTTTTTCACTGGGCAAGCATATCACAATCACCCTTCTGGAAAGTTATATCTCATCTATGGTGTCATTTTCATGGCTCTCTAGTATTCCATGCTGTGGCTAAGAAGACCATTGGCTCCTTTGTTCTACAAATAACCAAGGTGCTGAGCATGTGCAGGGTCCTGTATCAGGCTGTCATGGGTCCAGTCCCTTGTTCCATGCTCATCACACCCTAATTCCATCTAGTCCTGAAAATGACCCTGAAAAGTAGGTGCGGTTGGTTGTGTTTCATAATTATGAAAATGAAGGCTCAGAAACACCATGTGACAGGTCTAAGCTCGCCATCTGGAAAGTGGCAGAGTCAAGACTGAAACTCAGAGAGGTTCTCGTCTTTTCTCTAACCCCAGGTGCAACACTCAGATTAACATCTGATCCCCTAATGTTGGACATTCAGAttgttttccccccttttttatgatgaacatttttttctatgattttttttttgtgtgtggaaatTTCTGGAAGGATAAATTCTGGCAGCGCAAATGGTGTATATCTTATAAGGTTCCTGGTGCCTGCTGCCTTGGTGCCCTTCCAAGGTTTGCTAAGAAGGCTGAGCTGGGAGACGGGGGCAGGCTGTGGTAAGGGCAGAGGCTCCAGGGTTTCTAGCCGGCTACCAGAAGGTCTGACCCTGTTCCCTGTGCCTCTAGAACCACCGCGACTCCAGGCTGACCATCTTCGAGCAAGAGAACTTCCTGGGCAGGAAAGGAGAGCTGAGTGATGACTATCCCTCCCTCCAGGCGATGGGCTGGGAAGGCAACGAAGTGGGCTCCTTCCATGTCCACTCTGGGGCGTAAGTGTGTCCAAGGCTCCTTGTAGCAGGGCAGAGAGAGGATGTTGGGAGGGGTGTGACACTTCCTGTGAAAACTGTGTGCTGGGGGCTGATGCACACTCCAGAGGAGAATACCGAGGTGCAGGAGGTATCAGGAAGGATGTATGGGATTTCAGATGATGGAAACCCAGACCAaacttcttttgtgtgtgtgtgtgggggggtactggggattgaactcagagcactcgaccactgaaccacatccccaaccctatagacagggtctcattgagttgcttagggcctccctgttgctgaggctggctttgaactcacgatcctcctgcctcagcctcccgagcagctgggatgacaggcatgtgccactgcaccaagcTTCTTTAAACCCAAAGAATGTTCACTGGCCCCTGTAATTAGCTTCAGGCACTGCTGGAGGACGGAGCTGCCTTCTGGCTCCTGCTCTGCCTGTCTCTGAGTGGCTGTATTCTCTGATGAGTGCCTCCCAAGTAAAGGCAAAAGTGGCAGCTGGGTCCTTACGCATCAGCCCCAGGGAAAGAGAGGGTTCTTTTCTCAATGATACCATCGAAGTCCAGGAAAGACGCTCATTGGTCCAACTTAGGTCATGTGGTCCCTTCTGGACCAATCAAAATGCTTATAAGAATGGGATGCACTGATTGGCTAGGCTGGGTCACGTGCTCATCGCTGAGTTCGGCTCCATTTTCCCAGGTTGACTGCAAAAGCTCCCTGTGGTTCTTGAGTCTTGTTTGTGAGtctctttcagagagaaaagcGGGGCTCAAAAGCAGACACCAACCCTTGTCCCGAATAACATAGGGATCAGCGAGTTGAAACATAGCCATTTTCTCTAAAGTGCCTCCTGGAAAGAGAGGAGGGATCAGGGCTTCTTCTTCACTCATTCATTTGCCGAGTATTGAAGGGGCTCCTCCTCTGTGCCAGGCGTTCGGCTGGGCCCTGGGGGACAGTGAGCCACACATGTCCCTAACCAGGAGCCTGCCTGCTGGCGGGGAAGCTGACATTTTACCAATGATCTTCAAATTATCAAATTACACGAATGCTTCGAAGACACAGTCAGGGACGGTGGCCTGATTCGGGACTGGGTCAGATGGCCCTGATGACGTAATGAATTATACTGGGACCTGAAGGGACACAAAACTGGGCCAGGCGAAGAATCGCGGGGAGGATGTTCCCGGCAGAAGAAACGGCACGATCAAGGGCCCAGTgccgggtgtgtgtgtgtggtgtgtgtgtgtgtgtgtgtgtgtgtgtgtgtggtgtgtgtgtgtgtgtggtgtgtgtgtgtgtgtgtgtgtgtgtgtgtgtgtgtggtgtgcgcGCCTGGCGCATCCAGGGCCATGAAGGCCGGGGACCGCTCCCATCCTCTCCTGACCAGGGTGGGTGCCTCTGTAGGGTGACCgtctctttccttttctagatGGGTTTGCTCTCAGTTTCCCGGATACCGAGGTTTCCAGTACGTGCTGGAGAGTGATCACCACTCGGGTGACTACAAGCATTTCCGGGAGTGGGGCTCCCACGCCCAGACCTTCCAGGTGCAGAGCATTCGCAGGATCCAGCAGTGAGCGAGCGCCCGGCGCGGAGGAGCGCATGCGCGCGTGTCTGTGATGGCCTAGCTCTGGTCGCTGCCACCGCCTCTGCTTCTGCCTCCCCTCGCAACCCCGCCAACCCGGCGCCGGTGTCCGCCAGTCCATGCACAGTCAGCACAGAAAactcaaagtaataaaaaaaggaaagaaggtccGGTGTTAGCTGTGCTTGTCAGTTTTACTGATCTCAAAGAACCAAGTTTGAGCTTGATTCATTTTCTCAGTGATTGGTCTGTGCTTTTTTGTCTgtgcctttctatttttttttaaattttgagacagggtcttgctaaattcccaaggctggccttgaagttgccgacctcctgcctcagcctcccagatagcagggattacaggcatgcaccaccatgcctggctacaggAGTGTTATCTAAGTTCCAAATACTATTAGAATTTTCtagatactttatttttatttaatttttaaaatagagctggggtttgaacctagggccttgta
This is a stretch of genomic DNA from Ictidomys tridecemlineatus isolate mIctTri1 chromosome 2, mIctTri1.hap1, whole genome shotgun sequence. It encodes these proteins:
- the Cryba4 gene encoding beta-crystallin A4, giving the protein MALQCTKSAGHWKMVVWDEEGFQGRRHEFTAECPSVLELGFETVRSLKVLSGAWVGFEHAGFQGQQYVLERGEYPGWDAWSGNTAYPAERLTSFRPVACANHRDSRLTIFEQENFLGRKGELSDDYPSLQAMGWEGNEVGSFHVHSGAWVCSQFPGYRGFQYVLESDHHSGDYKHFREWGSHAQTFQVQSIRRIQQ